AAATTATTGATAAATGGTGGAATGGTTTGGCTCCGATTACCGGTATCGGCTTTAGCCACTCGCAGCGCTTGGGTGACGGTTATACCGATTTGGTAGTGGGTGGAACCATGAGTTATGATCATGGATACGAAGGTCCTCCGAAAGTAACCCCGCCGGCAGTGGACTCATCGGATATCTCAAAAAGTGATATGGCCAACCGGCTGATGCGGTTTAATTTTAATCTGCGTCGCCGTTCTAAAAAAACAAAAGGCCTGAATTTTGGTTTGAACGGAAACTTTATGTGGCAGAGAAAAGCTTCCGTTTTGGCGTGGCTCGATGATACGGCCGGCTTTTACAGAGGTTATCCCGGAGCCGTGTTACTCAACGACCTGTTCACTTTTTATGTGGATCCTTTTATAAATTATTATACCAAAAACGGTGCACGACATCAGTTTATCTCGCGAATTATGTATTCCAATTCACGGGCTAATCTCGGACAGTCAAACCGGTCGCTCATGATTTATAACAAATATGAGTTCCGGAAAAGATTGAAAAGATTATGGGATGTGGATTTGATTACCGGTTTTGTAAGTGATTACAGCCGCTCAAGGGCTTCTATGTATTCCGGTTCGGGTTCTGATACCAATTTTTTGTGGAATCCGTCGTGGTATGCTGAAATGGAAAAAAAGATCGGGCGGGTAAATCTTTCTTTGGGTGTTCGTCTGGAATATTTTAATCTCAACAATAACATTACTAAATTCAAGCCCATCTTTCGTTTTGGTTCTTCCTTTCACATGGCCGAAGAAACCTATCTGCGGGCATCTATTGGCCAGGGATACCGTTTCCCGACCATTGCCGAACGGTATATCAAAACTACCGTGGGAACCTTTGGCGTTTTTGATAATCCGGACCTGCAGCCTGAGTCAAGCTGGAATGCCGAGATTGGAATAAAGCAGGCATTTAAGCTGAGTAAATTTCGCGGATATGCCGATGTGGCTTTCTTTTATCAGGAGTATAAAAACACGGTGGAATATCTTTTCGGATTTTGGGATTCAACCTACACCTTTGCCATGGCGGGATTCAAGTTTGTAAATACTGGTGCTTCACGGGTTACCGGTGTGGATGTTTCTTTAACCGGCCAGGCTACATTCAATTCGCATGTTTCCATGACGGTAATGGCAGGTTACACTTATGTGCGGCCTGTAGCACTGGAGCCGGATAAGGTTTTTGCCCACGATTATAATCCCGGCGGACAAACGGCTTTTTCATATAATACCACCAGTGTGGATCCTGAATCGCGAATTTTGAAATACCGGTTTTTGCATACGGCTAAACTGGATATTGAACTGGATATCCGCCGGTTTGCCATCGGAACATCCATGCGCTATTTTAGTAAGATTGTGAATCTGGATAAGGCCATTTTCGATTTTGAAGATGCCACGCTGGCCACAGGAGGTACTTTGCAGGCTATCCTGTATCGAAATTATTACTATCATCATAACAACGGGAATATGATTTGGGATGTGCGGATGAGTTATGATTTGTCGAAACACAGCAAAATATCCTTATTGAGCAACAATGTGACAAACCGCATGTATTCGCTTCGTCCACTTAAAGCAGAACCCCCGCGAACCATTACTTTTCGTTATAGCCTGAATCTGTAAATTTATTTGGGCTCAATCAGATACATGGTGTCGATTTTTACCGGCGGAACCAGTAACTGGTGATCGGTAGGTTGCTGTTGTATTTTTTTTACCACATCCATTCCTTTGATTACCCGGCCAAAAGCAGCAAATCCTTGTCCGTCAGGATTGCGTTTCCCGCCATAGTCCAGTTCGGGTTGTTTTCCGATGCAAATAAAAAACTCGCTGGTAGCCGAATTGGGTTCGTTTCGGGCCATCGAAAGGGTGCCATTCAGGTGATGGATGCCGGTTTGTTTAGTGGTTTCCAGCTTGATAGGGGGCATCATGGCCTCGATGTCTTTAAATAATCCCCCTTGAATAACTTCGATTTTTACTTTCTTCTTAGGCTGGTTTTTCAGGGTAACTGCACGGTAAAAAACCGCATCGTGGTATTTGCCCAGCCGGATGTATTTTTCAAAATTCGCTACGGTAATCGGCGCTTTTTTAGGATAGAGTTCAGCTACAATTTTCCCGAAACGGGTTTTCATGACCACCAAAGGATGTGTCTGTTTTTTGACTTTTTCTGTTTTTTGCTTTTTTCCGGTTTGCTTTTCCCCCGTGGAATGACAAGCAGTTAAAACACCAACGAGAACAGCCAAAGAAATAATGACGATTTTTTTCATGAGAATGATTTTATCTGGTCAAAAATAATAATTTTTTATCTCCCGGGTTACCGGAGAATGTACCGGTAACGGGGGAAATATCTGAGTGGACAATGCCAAAGTCATAAATTATTTAGTGTACTTTTGTAAAAAAATATTTTGTCATGACTGTGAATAAGTCGTTGAGATACATGAATTTGCTGGAAGTAATGAATAAAGTCAATCACATTACCCGGCAAAACAGGGATGTGGACAGTACGTTAAAACATGTGGTGGAACTCCTTTCGGAACAGGAAGATCTGGCTCATTTTGACTTTTTCCGGATTATTTACGGCGATCGGGAGTATTTTGTCAAAGGAAAAAACAAAGTAGAAGGAACGGCCGTTTGTGATGACAAATATTTTGTAACCCATTCCGGAAAAAAATGTGCAATTCACTATTGTACACGAAAGGAAGATGCCACGGATGAGAATTTCAGAAAAAATCAGGAGTATTTCCTGAATAGCCTGACCAACATTTTACGGCGTTATCTGAACAAACAGGAACGTGTTCAGCATCCGGAGTGGCAGGAGGCCGATAAAAAAGAAAAAGAACAGGCCAAAAAAGGAATTATCAGTAGCCGTTTTCTGCAGCGGTTTTTGAATAAAAACACCCATACCCGCGATGTGTATCATGACCTGATGCCTTTTAAGGTCAAGGAAATTCTGTTAATTTCCAGTTTGTATGATGCCTATGCCATTGAACGGGAAGGCCGTTTTTCGGAACACATGCTGGGGCAGTATGGTCAGCTGAACCTGACTTCCATTCCGCGTATTACCGGTGCCTCCACAGTAGAACAGGCTTTCGATTTGCTGAAAAGAAGACATTTTGACCAGATCATTTACATGGTGGGAGTGGATAAAAAAACACCGGTAACCGCCAGCAAGCGGATTAAAGAAAAATATCCGTATATCCCCATTTTCCTGTTGCTGAACAACAACAGTGATGTGGAATATTTTAAAAGTGAACAGACCAAACTGCGGTTTATCGACCGGATTTTTGCTTGGAACGGCGATAGTAATATTTTCTTCTCTATGATCAAACTGCTTGAAGATCATATGAATGTGGAAAATGATACCCGCCGGGGAAAAGTGCGGGTAATATTACTGGCCGAAGATTCTCCCATTTACTCGTCGCGGTACCTTTCATTCTTGTATCGTGTGCTGATGGAGCAAACCAAGCGCATTATTGACGATGTAAGTACGGATGAGTTGTATAAAGTGTTGCGCATGCGGGCCCGGCCGAAAATTTTATTTGCCCCTACCTTTGAACAGGCGGTGGATATCATTGATAAATACAAAGATTACCTGCTTTGTCTGATTACGGATGTGAAGTATGAACGGCACGGGAAAATTAATGACAATGCCGGTGTGGAACTGTTAGCTTATGCCCGGAAAGAACTGAAAAACCTGCCTGTGATCATGCAATCGGCTGATCCTGCTTATGCGGAAGTTGCTAAAAAATATCATTCGCTTTTTATTGATAAAAATTCGGAAACCCTTTACGAAGATTTTCAGGATTTTATTACGAACTATCTTGGCTTTGGCGATTTTGTTTTTAAAGACAGCAAAGGCAATGCCATAGCGCGGGCAGCCAATATCCGCGAATTTGAAGAGCAGTTGCATAAGATTCCGGACGATTCTTTGATTTTTCATGCCAGCCGGAACCACTTTTCCATGTGGCTGATGGCACGACAGGAAATTAAAGCGGCCAATTTTATTAATCCCAAAAAAGTATCCGATTATAAAAGTGTACAGGCCTTGCGTGAAGCGTTGATTAAGATGATCCGCGAACACCGCGATGAAGCCGAATCGGGCAACCTGATTCCTTTTGAGCCGGAAATGACCATCAATCCGGAAAACCTTTATACGCTTTCCGAAGGCTCTCTTGGCGGAAAAGGACGTGGACTGGCGTTTATTAATGCGCTGATTCATAATTTTAATTTCTCGCGTTATGTTTCGGATATACACATAAAAACGCCGGTTACTTTTATTATCGGTACCAAAGAATTTGAAGAATTCATCAATAAAAACCAGCTGAATAAACTGGCGCTTTTTGAGAAAGATACCCGGAAGATAAAAGAGGCTTTTCTGAATACGGAACTTTCGGAAGATCTGTCGGAAAAACTGGCGGCTATCCTGCGTCATATCAAAAATCCGGTAGCGGTGCGTTCGTCCAGCCTTTTTGAAGATTCGCTGACCTTGCCGTTTGCCGGGATTTTCGAAACCTACATTTTACCCAACAGTCACGAAAACTTTATTGTTCGCCATAAACAATTGTGCGATGCGGTAAAATTGGTGTATGCATCGTTATATTCCACTATATCAAAAGATTATGTAAAAGCTATTAACTATAAACTGGAAGATGAACGGATGGCAGTGGTGATAGAAGAAGTGGTAGGAAACCGGTATGACGATCTTTATTATCCGCATATCAGCGGCGTAGCCCAGTCGTACAATTACTATCCTTTTGCACACATGAAACCGGAAGAAGGTTTTGCCATTGCTGCCGTGGGATTGGGGAAATATGTGGTGGAAGGAAACCGGGCTTACCGTTTTTCGCCCAAGTATCCGGGAGTGGAAATCAATTCGCCAAAAGATCAGTTCAAGAGCTCACAGGTGAATTTTTATGCCGTAGATCTGAATAAAAAGGATCTGGATCTGATGGAAGGTGAAGATGCCGGACTGACGCTGGAAGACATCAGTGTGGCCGAAAGACAGGGAACATTAAAGCATTGTGCATCGGTGTACAACCCGGATAATGATACCATTTATCCGGGGTTGACCAAACCGGGGCCCCGGATTGTGAATTTTGCCAATATTTTGAAGTATAATTATATCCCTTTGGCAAAAACGCTTAGCGTGCTGCTTGAGCTGGGCAAAGAAGCCATGGGAACGGCAGTGGAAATGGAGTATGCCGTTGATCTGAACAAAGATAAAGAGGGAAAAGCAACATTCTATATTTTGCAGATCAAACCGCTGATTTCGCAAAATGTGGATTTTGAAGCGGATATGGATAAAGTGGATCCCAAAGATATTTTACTGTTTACCAAAACCGGAATGGGAAACGGATTTTATGAAAATATACAAGATGTAATTTATGTCGTTCCCAAAAAGTTTGATAAAACCCAAACCGAAGAGATGGCCCTGGAAGCCGAACGGTTTAACGAAAAAATGATGGAGAGTGGGAAACAGTATATTTTGATTGGTCCCGGACGCTGGGGAACACGTGACAAGTGGATTGGCATTCCGGTGCGGTGGGCGCAGATTTCCAATGCCCGTGTTGTGGTGGAAACCAGTTTGCATAATTTCCCGCTGGATGCCTCTTCCGGTTCTCATTTTTTCCATAATGTAACCAGCATGAATGTGGGATATTTTACCATTCAGCACGACAGGGAAGAAAATATCCTGAATTATGAAATGTTGGATGAGCAGGAAATCGTTGAAGAGGGGGCTTTTTTTCGGCATGTTCGCTTTAAGTCGCCGCTGAAAGTAAAAATGGATGGCCGGAACCGGATTTATGTGATTCACCGGTAAAAGATTCCATGCTCTTTTTTGCCTCTTTTTGGCGAGCCGAAAAGGAAAAATGCTCACATTCAAACATATTGGATTAGATTGAATATAAATTGATTCCGTAATTATCAGATTTTCTGCAATTTGTTAAAAACAAACAATATAAAATCATTCTATGCGGCCTAATTTTCTAAATTTGCGCCTCAAAAAACAGATTACTAATGAACTAATTAAGATATTATGAACAAAATCATTTCAAAGGAGTTCTTCTCGGAAAATGTGGCAAAAATCGTTCTGGAAGCTCCTGATATCGCAAAATCCCGTAAAGCCGGACACTTTGTAATTATCCGGCTGGATGAAAAAGGGGAAAGAATTCCGTTAACCATTGCTGATGGTGATCCGGAAAAAGGTACCATTACATTGGTCGTGCAAAAAGTGGGAGTTACTTCCGCTAAATTGCTGGCAATGAAAGAAGGAGATGAAATTTTAGATGTGGTTGGCCCACTCGGACATCCGACACACATCGAAAAATTTGGTACCGTTTTATGTGCAGGTGGTGGTGTAGGTGTTGCTCCTATGTTGCCTATTATTAAAGCATTGCATGAAGCCGGTAACAAAGTGATTTCGGTACTCGCCGGACGGACCAAAGAGTTGGTAATCCTTGAAGATGAAGTGAAAAAATATTCTGATGAGGTGATTATCATGACCGATGATGGTTCTTATGGTAAAAAAGGATTGGTAACTGCCGGGATGGAAGAAGTCATCCAGCGTGAAAAAGTGGATAAAGCTTTTGTAATTGGTCCGGCCATCATGATGAAATTTGGTAGCCTGACGACCAAAAAATACAACATCCCGACTGATGTAAGTTTGAATACCATTATGGTGGACGGTACGGGCATGTGTGGCGCCTGCCGTGTTTCCATTGGCGGAAAAACCAAGTTTGTTTGTGTTGATGGCCCCGAATTTGACGCCTTCCAGGTAAACTGGGATGAAATGATGATGCGTATGGGCGCTTACAAAACACAGGAACACGAAGCTTACGAAAAATATTTAAAAACCGTTGAAACTGTTGGATAATGGAAAATATAGCTGATTATATCAAAGAAGGTCGCTCCGAAGCATGGCGTGTGGAACTGCGCAAAGCCATGAAAGCCAAAGAACGTACCAGTTTAGAGCGCGTCAAAATGCCGGAACAGGATCCGCATGTAAGAAATAAAAATATTATTGAAGTAAACCTGGGAGTTACTGAAGAAATGGCTGTGGCAGAAGCCCACCGTTGTCTCGATTGCCCCGAACCGACCTGTACCATTGGTTGTCCGGTAGGAATTAATATTCCTAAGTTCATCAAAAAAATCGAAACAAAAGATTTCCTGGGTGCTGCAGCTGCCATTAAAGAAACCAATGCGCTTCCGGCAGTTTGCGGTCGTGTTTGCCCGCAGGAAAAACAGTGCGAGCTGAACTGCTTCTATACCCAGAAATTACACAAACCGCCGATCGCTATTGGTCACCTGGAACGTTTTGCTGCTGATTATGAAAGAAACAGCGGAAAAATGAATATTCCGGAAATTGCCGAATCCAACGGTATTAAAGTGGCTGTAGTAGGTTCTGGTCCTGCCGGACTGGCTGCCGCTGGCGACCTGGCTAAATTCGGATACGATGTTACCGTATTTGAAGCCCTGCACGAAATTGGTGGTGTGCTGAAATACGGTATTCCTGAATTCCGTTTGCCCAACGACATTGTGGATGTGGAAATCGAAAACATGCGCAAAATGGGTGTGAAATTCCGCACCGACTTTATCGTAGGAAAAACCGCTTCGTTTGAAGATCTTCGTGCTCAGGGATTCCAGGCTTTCTTCGTAGGAAGCGGCGCCGGATTGCCTCGTTTCATGAACATCCCCGGAGAAAACTACAACGGTATTTTCTCTTCCAATGAATACCTGACCCGTGTAAACCTGATGAAAGCGGCTCACGACGATTACGATACGCCGGTATTGTTTGGTAAGAACGTAGCCGTTATTGGTGGTGGAAATACTGCAATGGACTCCGTTCGTACGGCTAAACGTCTGGGTGCTGAAAGAGCCATGATTGTTTATCGCCGTTCGCGCGAAGAAATGCCGGCCCGTGTGGAAGAAGTACATCACGCACTGGAAGAAGACATTGAATTCATGAACCTGCATAATCCGGTAGAATATTTTGCTGATGAATCCGGCCGCGTGAATAAAATGCGTGTCCAGAAGATGGAGTTGGGTGAACCGGATGCTTCCGGTCGTCGTCGTCCGATTCCGATCGAAGGTTCTGAATTTGATATTGATGTTGATTTGGTAGTGGTTGCTGTTGGTGTTTCTCCGAACCCCATCGTTCCCAGTAGCCTGAAAGATCTGAAAATGACCGACTGGGGAACCATTGTGGTGGATAAAGAAACCATGCAGACATCCATTCCTGATATTTTCGCCGGTGGCGATATTGTACGTGGGGGAGCTACCGTAATCCTGGCTATGGGTGACGGACGAAAAGCTGCCGCAGGTATTCATAAATACTTACAGGAAAAAGTAAAAGCCAATTAATTTTGATTTACGGGAAGGGGACATCAGTCTTCTTCCCGTTTTTATTTTTTCCGTATCTTCGAAACATTAAAATTTAATATTATGGCAGATCTTAGCACAAAATATCTCGGACTGGATCTTCGTAACCCGATAGTCATCGGAAGTTCCGGATTGACCAACTCCGTTAAAGAAATTGTTGAACTTGATAAAAACGGCGCTGGTGCCGTGGTTTTGAAATCGATCTTTGAAGAACAAATTATTCTGCAGGCCGAACACAGCCTGAAACAAGCTGAAAAACACGGTATGATGTATACCGAGTTGTCTGAAACGCTTGATTATATTGATGTTCATATCAAAGAAAAGGAGTTGGGAAACTATCTTTCCCTGATTAGTGAAGCCAAAAGCAAAGTACAGATTCCGGTAATTGCCAGTGTAAATGCCATTACGGCACACGAATGGACTTCCTTTGCCAAACAGATTGAAGGGGCCGGTGCGGATGCTATTGAATTGAATATTTTTATTATGCCGTTTAATCTGGACGCTGATTGTGAAAAGAATGAACAGGCTTATTATGATATTCTGAAAAAAGTGAAAAGCCAGGTGAATATTCCGGTTTCTGTGAAAATCAGCCCTTATTTTTCCAATCTCGGGAAAGTAGTGAAAAACCTGGAAGCCAACGGCGCTGACGGTGTCGTGCTGTTTAACCGTTTTTCTACTCCGGATATTGACATCCAGAATATGAAAGTAACACATGGTGATATTTTAAGTCATGCTTCGGATATTGCCAATTCGCTGCGCTGGATTGCCATTTTGGCTAAACGGGTGAACCTGAGCCTGGCTGCTTCAACCGGAATCCATGACGGGGAAGCAGTGGTGAAACAATTGCTTGCCGGAGCTACAGTAACACAGCTGACTTCAGCTATTTATAAACATGGCCCTTCCTATATTTTGGATGTGGTGAAATTTGTGAATGACTGGATGGAAAGCAAAGGGTTTAACTACGTTGACCAGGTTCGTGGAAAACTGAGCCAGGCTGCTAACGAAAACGCCAATGCTTACGAAAGAATGCAGTTTATGAAATATTTCAGTGAAATCAAGTAAATCAATCCTTTCCTTATAATAAAAAAAGGCTGCCTTTCGGCGGCCTTTTTTTATTTTATATCATGGAGGCAAAGTCGGAAAGCCATTTTTTGAATGGCATTTTATTGGCTATTTTTTCAAAGATAAAGATGCCGGTAACGGCAAGTGAAGCGCCGGCAATGACATCAATTACGTAATGATGGCCGGTATAAACTGCCGAGAACCAAATCCCTAACAGAAAAATGACAAAGAAAATATTAAACCATCCCAGTTTTTTCTTTATGGCGTAATACAAAACTATTACCGGATAAGAAGCATGTAAAGAAGGCATGGCAGCCAGTACATTGGCATTCTTCTCATAAAGTGCTTTAAAAACATTCCATCCCGTAATCTGGTCAAAACGGGCCAGTCCGGCCATGTGCCCATGAACTCCCGGTTGGAAATGGAAACCATAAATTTCCACATACCAGGGCGGAGCTTCCGGGTAGAGATAGTAAATGACAAATCCCATCAGGTTGACCAATAGAAAAACAAGTGAAAACCGGGTGAAAAGGTTTTTGTCCTTGAAATACAGGTAAACGGCAAAAGCAATGGGCACCGGAACCCAGTTTAAATAAAACAGGCCGGTGAGGATATCCAGAAATTTGGTGTGAATAAGGTTAAAGAATTCGTTGGGCGTAAGCAGCTTGCCCTGGTAAGTAATGCCAAACAATGCTTTTTCCAGTTCGTAGGGTTGCCGGATGTGTACGGGAGAAACTTTGTAATTGGGAAGTCCGCGCATAGAATCGTAAACAATCCAGTACACGATAAAAATGGAAAATCCTAAAGCAAATTTCCGGGTGGCAGGATGCAGGTAGTATAGTGTAAACCAGAGAACAACAAGAAGAAAATGACCGGTTTGCGGCCCGCCGATCAGGAAATTCCACAGGAGATATACAAGGGCCAAAGTGCTATTGATCAGTAGGTTCTTTTTTGTAAACCGTATGAACTGCGTCGATTCTTTCATGCTTTTATCTATTTTTCTTCCATGATGTGATTTATCCCGATCTTGCCGTTATTCGGTAATCATTTTTTCGTAAACGTTTTTTTTCGTTTTGGGATTGATACCGAAAAGTTCCACATATTTTACTTTAGGCCAGAAACCGGAATTGTCGGCATAAATATAAATGTGATCCAATATGGCATTCTGCCCGTCGATGGTTGTATAAATTATGGCTTTGAAAGGAGCAATTTGTTTCAGGAGAAAATCTCTTTTGTCGGTGGCAACCAAATCAACTTTATATTCGCCTGGTTTTCCTTTTATAGGGGTAGTTTTTACGCCGTAGGCAAACATTTTTTCAACCGTTCTGAGCGGCATGGTCTGGCCGTGTTCCTGATACCTGATCCAATAAACATGTACCGGGTTATTGGACTTTAAGCGACCCTGTTTGTCAAAATTGGCATCGTACACAATAGTATTTTCATTGTGATTCCGTTGGATATAAAAAAGCCGTTTGAATGTTTTTGGCGGAACCGGATATTTCGGGTTTTCTGCTAATCGCATCGGTGACCAAAACAGGCTGAAAAGCATGGTCAGGACAAAAGTTGTTTTGGTAATGCTTATCATAACAATTTCTCTTTTTTAAACCATGCGATGGCATGGCGGATTCCTTTTTCCAGATCGTATTTTGGCTGAAACCCAAAATCTTTTACCAGCTCATCGGCATTGCACAGCCAGTTTTTACTTACAAGCTCTTTGTATTTGTCGCTGTTAAGCGTGGCTGGTTTTCCGAATAAACAGGAAATCTTTTCGGTGATGGCTACCACGGTACGAACAAAAAACCGGGGGAAAACAATCACCACTGTTTTTTTATTTAATTCTTTTTTTATCAGGGCATTGAAAGCTTCTGCAGTATAGTGTCCCAAATCGGTTACAAAATATGCTTTGCGGGTAATGTCTGTTGCCAGCACATCCATAACCAGGGTAGCCAAATCGAGAACATAGATGAAGGAAAGATGTTGTTTTTTGGAGCCGATATAGGTTTCGATATGTTGTTTGATAGATTTGTAAGCCAGATAGTAATCTTTTTCTCTTGGACCATAAACGCCGGTGGGACGCAGGATAAGATATGGAAAATGATCTTGTGCCTGTAAAAATTGTTCGGCTTTTAGTTTGCTTCTTCCGTAATAGGTAATCGGGTGGGGGGTATCGGTGGGCTGTATGGGCTGCAGGGTGGTTTCGTCTCCCGGGCCATAGGCTGCCAGACTGCTGATGAACAAAAATTTATCAGGAACCTTTTGGGTTTCGATTAACGCTTCAATCAAATTTTTTGTGTATCCGAAATTAACTTTGTCAAAATGCTCAACCTGGCACGTTTTAATAATGCCGGCAGCATGTACGATATAATGAAACCGGGGTAAATCCTGAAAAGTTTTTTTTAAGTCCTCTTTATCTGCAAAATTTAATTCGGTAAAATGTATATCGGGATGAGACAGATATTTCCGACTACTGGTTTTTCTTATCCCGGCATAAACCTCAAACTGACGTTTTATGGCTTCTTCAACAATAAAACTTCCCACAAAACCACTTGCGCCTGTTACCAATATCCGTTTCATATTCCTTTTTTGATATAACATCTTCGTTTAAGGTGTTGTCTCAGCTCATAATCTTTGAACATCAGAAAAGCACTCTTGTTGTCTTCCAGCGCATGGCTCGAAATGGCTGTTTTTACTCCGTTGTCAATATAGGCTTGCATCATTTCGCTATAAAAAACGGCTGGAATCCCTTTGTTTTGGTATTGGGGTTTTACCGCTTGCAACAGCATGTCTACTTTGTCATTCTTTTTCAGTGCTTTCAAAATATGAATGAATCCGAACGGAAACAGTTTCCCTTTTGCTTTTTGCAGCGCTTCGGAGAGCGAATACAAAGAAATGCCAAAACCTACGACATCATCATCTTTATCGAGAACAAAGCAGACAAACCGCGGATCAATGGCCGAAAAATAATCTTTGGTATATTTTTCGATCTGTTTTTCGGTAAGCGGGACAAATCCGTATAACGACTGAAAAGCTTCATTTAACGTATGAAACATTTTTTTTGCGTAAGGCAGGAATTCTTTTGCCTTTTTTACCTCCAAAACATGAAGGTTGTATTTCTGTAAAACCAATGACGAGATTCGTTTGATCTTATCCGGCACTTTATCCGGCACTTTAATTTCAAACTGTATCCAGTCTACATCCTTTACATAACCCAGTTTTTCAAGATGTTCCGGATAGTACGGGTAGTTGTATAGCGTAGCCTGGGTTCCTATTTCGTTAAATCCTTCTACCAACATCCCTTCAAGGTCCATATCCGAAAAGCCCAGCGGACCATGAACGGCTTCCATTCCTTTTTCTTTTGCCCAGTTTTCTACAGCCTGAATCAGTGCTTTTGAAACTTCGATGTCGTCAATAAAATCAATCCATCCGAAACGCATGTGTTTTTCATTCCATATTTCGTTGGATTTGTGGTTGATAATGGCGGCTATTCGTCCGACAATTTTGTTGTCTTTGTAAGCCAGCCAGTACCGGGCCTCACAAAAGTCAAATGCCGGATTCTTTTTGGGGGATAAGGTAGCCTTTTCAAACATGTGGAGTTGGGGAACACGGTATTTGTTTCCTTTGTAAAGTTTATCCGGAAAGGCGATGAATTTTTTCAGGTCGGCCTTTGATTTTACCTCTTTGATAACAACGTTTTCCATGGTAAATAAAGTTTAAAGTTAGACATCTTTGGAACCCCCAATATTAATCATTTCATAGATAGTTTAAAAATCAAATTTAAATCGTGCTCTGATTCCATATTCTGCCACATGCGGATTATCAAGATAGGTAAACCGTTTTACCAAATCGACCCTGAAAAATTTAAAAATGTTGCCAATGCCCACGCTGCCTTCAATGTATGGCGTGTCTTTTAGGATAAAGGTAGTCGGATTGCCATCGGCATCGGTAGGAAACTGCATCAGTCCGGGTGTGACTTCCGGATTGTTTTTGTCGGAAAGTCCACCGTAAAGTACTTTTACTGAAATGATCGAACGCCATTTTAATTTCTTTAT
The sequence above is drawn from the Candidatus Sulfidibacterium hydrothermale genome and encodes:
- a CDS encoding GNAT family N-acetyltransferase translates to MENVVIKEVKSKADLKKFIAFPDKLYKGNKYRVPQLHMFEKATLSPKKNPAFDFCEARYWLAYKDNKIVGRIAAIINHKSNEIWNEKHMRFGWIDFIDDIEVSKALIQAVENWAKEKGMEAVHGPLGFSDMDLEGMLVEGFNEIGTQATLYNYPYYPEHLEKLGYVKDVDWIQFEIKVPDKVPDKIKRISSLVLQKYNLHVLEVKKAKEFLPYAKKMFHTLNEAFQSLYGFVPLTEKQIEKYTKDYFSAIDPRFVCFVLDKDDDVVGFGISLYSLSEALQKAKGKLFPFGFIHILKALKKNDKVDMLLQAVKPQYQNKGIPAVFYSEMMQAYIDNGVKTAISSHALEDNKSAFLMFKDYELRQHLKRRCYIKKGI